The region GATAAGCGCACCACCGTCATCGAACAACCACATATTGCCTGGAATGGCCATTTTAAAATCCCTCTTTTCATACGATGAAGTCGATGAGCTTACAGAGAGAGGGAAGAGAGCTGAATGCACAAAATGGTTATAAAGAATTCGTTTTACTTAATACCGAATTAAGTTTAGCTAACATGAGAAACGCTCCCCCGTACATTAGCTGATATGCGGGGGATAGCGTTTGTTTATTTCAAACGCTGATGCAGGCTTCTCCCCACCAGCAGCGCCGCGCACAGCATCAGCGCGATAAACCCGCCCACGCCGTTCCAGCCATAGTAATGCCAGAACACGCCGCCGAGGGTCCCGGCGATGCTGGAACCCAGGTAATAGCTAAACAGATACAGCGATGATGCCTGTCCTTTGGCGCGACGCGCGCGCGGGCCAATCCAGCTGCTGGCGACCGAGTGGGCGGCGAAGAACCCGGCGGAGAAGAGCAGCATTCCGGCAAAGATGAACCACAGCGAGGATAATAGCGTCAGCAGCAGGCCGAGTAACATCACGCCCGTGAATACCAGCAGTACCGGCCCGCGTCCATAGCGTGCGGTCATCGCCCCGGCTTTCGGCGAGCTCCACGTGCCGGTGAGATAGGCCACAGAAAGCAAACCGACAACGGCCTGATTCAGATGCCACGGCGAGAGCATCAGGCGGTAGCCAATATAGTTAAACAGAGTGACGAAGGCGCCCATCAGCAGAAAGCCGATCAGAAACAGGCGCGGAAGCCCTTTGTCGCGCCAGTGCAGGCGGAAGTTGATAAACAGCGTTTTCGGGCGCAGCGATGTCGGGCGAAAATGACGCGATTCGGGCAAAATTTTCCAGAACATCAGGGCGGATGCCAGCGCAAAACATCCGATTACCGCCAGCGCAATACGCCAGTTAAAGAAGTCCGTAAACACCCCGCTCAGCAGGCGGCCGCTCATTCCGCCAATCGAGTTCCCGCTGATATAAAGCCCCATAGAGAAAGCAACAAAGCTCGGGTGGATCTCCTCGCTGAGGTAGGTCATCCCGACCGCCGCCACGCCGCTGAGCGAGAGCCCAATCAGCGCGCGCATCACCAGAATGCCGTGCCAGCTGGTCATCATGGTCGAGAGTAACGTACAGACCGACGCCAGCATCAGCGCGGTCACCATCACCGGTTTACGGCCAATGGCGTCGGACAGCGGCCCGGTAAAGAGCAGCCCAATCGCCAGCATGCCGGTAGAAATAGAGAGTGAAACGCTGCTGCTGGCAGGCGATACGCCAAACTCATGAGAGAGAACGGGCAGGATCGGCTGAACGCAATAGAGCAGGGCGAAGGTCGCCAGACCGGCGGAAAAGAGCGCCAGCGTGACGCGCATAAATTGGGGGGTACCACGTTTAATGAACTGGACCGGCTGCGGTGATGCGGGTAAATCATTGATATCTCTTGCCGGATCGATATCAATAGTCGTTGTACGGCTCACACTGTTTCCTTGCTTAAAAATCCCCGTGATTTCTGGTGACGGGTATGACCACATGTTCAGGGTAGGAAAATGTAAATATTCTGTCTAATATATTAATAATCTCAAATGATACTTTAAAAATATGAATATCGAGCTGCGTCATCTTCGCTACTTTGTCGCCGTTGCCGAGGAGCTGCATTTTGGCCGCGCGGCGGCACGGCTGAATATCTCTCAGCCACCGTTAAGCCAGCAGATTCAGATCCTGGAACAGCAGGTCGGGGCGCGCCTTCTGGCCCGCACCAACCGCAGCGTGAGCCTGACGGCGGCGGGTAAGCAGTTCCTGATCGACAGCCGACAAATTCTGAGCATGGTCGATGACGCCGCCGCCCGTGCAGAACGGCTCTATCTCGGAGAAGCCGGAGAGCTGCGAATCGGGTTTACCTCGTCCGCGCCGTTCATCAGCGCCGTCTCGGAGACCCTTTCGTCATTCCGTCGCCACTTTCCGGATGTTCATATTCAGACGCGCGAAATCAATACCCGCGAGCAGATTGCGCCGCTGAATGAGGGTTCGCTGGATCTGGGGCTGATGCGTAACACCCAGCTGCCGGACTCGCTGGCGTGGGAGGTGATCCTGCGCGAGCCGCTGATGGCCATGATCCCGCACGATCACCCGCTGGCGTCGCGTCCGGCGGTCTCGCTGGCAGAGCTGGCAAAAGAGCCGTTTGTCTTTTTTGACCCGCAGGTCGGGACGGGCCTGTATGACGATATCCTGGGGCTGATGCGCCGCTACGATCTTGCCCCGGTCATCACCCAGGAGGTAGGGGAAGCGATGACCATTATCGGCCTGGTCGCGGCCGGTCTGGGCGTGTCTATTCTTCCGGCCTCCTTTAAGCGGGTGCAGCTGCGTGAAATGCGCTGGGTGACCATTGCCGAAGAGGATGCCGTTTCCGAAATGTGGCTGGTGTGGTCAAAACACCGTGAACAGAGCCATGCCGCACAGCGCTTCAAACAGCAGCTAATTAGCGCCTCTGCCGGGCGGCATTTTCACGGAAAAGAGGGTAAAAATGTGCGGTAAATCACATGGCTAAGTAAATATTTGACGACGGCCATGGAAGTGCTTCACCATAGCAAACAGTTTATTTCGAAGCTCGAAAATAAGGGAGTACGAGGTGGTTGCTGATAGTCAGCCAGGGCATATCGATCAGATTAAGCAGACCAACGCTGGCGCGGTGTATCGCCTGATTGATCAGCTTGGTCCGGTTTCGCGTATCGATCTTTCGCGCCTGGCACAACTGGCACCTGCCAGTATCACCAAGATTGTCCGCGAGATGCTGGAAGCGCACCTGGTTCAGGAGACGGAAATTCAGGAACCCGGAAGCCGTGGCCGTCCGGCCGTCGGGCTGGTGGTTGAAACGGAAGCCTGGCACTACCTGTCACTGCGCATCAGCCGGGGGGAGATCTTCCTTGCGCTGCGCGACCTGAGCAGCAAGCTGGTGGTGGAAGACCGGCTTGAACTGCCGCTCAACGCGGAGGAACCGCTCCTCGACGCGATTGTCTCGCATATCGATCACTTCTTTATCCGCCATCAGCAGCGGCTTGAACGCTTAACGGCGATTGCCATCACCATGCCGGGAATTATTGATACCGAAAATGGTATTGTTCACCGCATGCCGTTTTACGACGATGTTAAAGAGATGCCGCTGGGTGAGGTGCTGAAAAATCATACCGGCGTGCCGGTCTATATTCAGCATGACATCAGCGCCTGGACGATGGCGGAGGCGCTGTTTGGCGCGTCGCGCGGCGCGCGGGATGTGATTCAGGTGGTCATCGACCATAACGTTGGGGCGGGCGTGATTACCGACGGACGTCTTCTCCACGCCGGGAGCAGTAGCCTGGTGGAAATTGGCCACACCCAGGTCGATCCGTACGGCAAGCGCTGCTACTGCGGGAACCACGGCTGTCTGGAGACCATTGCCAGCGTGGAAAGCGTGCTTGAGCTGGCGCAGGTCAGGCTCAGCCAGTCCATGAGCTCCTCGCTGCACGGACAACCCTTAACGGTGGATTCCCTCTGCGCCGCCGCGCGCCAGGGCGATCTGCTGGCGAAGGACATTATTACCGGCGTGGGTAATAACGTTGGCCGCATTCTGGCCATTATGGTGAACCTCTTCAATCCACAAAAAATCCTTATTGGCTCACCGCTGAGCCAGGCGGCGGAGATCCTCTTCCCGGCAATCTCGGCCTGTATCCATCAGCAGTCGCTTCCCGCCTACAGCAAAAATATTGCGGTAGAAAGCACACAGTTTTCCAACCAGGGAACCATGGCCGGCGCGGCGCTGGTCAAAGATGCCATGTATAACGGCTCGCTGTTGATCCGCCTGTTACAGGGTTAACTCTTTTCCGCTGATGTAAGAAAAATTGCGCTATCTCAAGCCGGGTAGCGCATGCATCCCGTAGACTTCCTCCACTGAATTATTTACCTGGTTTATATTTTCGAAGCATACCCAAGAGGTGGAGTGAGTCATGCTTAAGCGTTTCTTTGTTACTGGTACAGATACCTCTGTCGGCAAGACCGTCGTATCCCGCGCATTGCTGCAGGCGCTGGCAGCAAGCGGTAAACGCGTGGCAGGGTACAAACCGGTCGCAAAAGGCAGTAAAGAGACGCCAGAGGGATTGCGTAATAAAGACGCCCTGGTGCTGCAAAGCGTCTCGTCGCTGGAACTGCCTTATCACGCGGTCAATCCCATTGCGTTAAGCGAAGAGGAGAGCAGCGTAGCGCACAGCGGCCTGATTAATTATCCCCTGTTGTCCGACGGACTGGCGAACCTGAGCGAGAAGGTGGACCACGTGGTGGTAGAAGGGACGGGCGGCTGGCGCAGCCTGATGAACGACCTGCGCCCGCTTTCTGAATGGGTCGTGCAGGAGCAGCTTCCGGTAGTAATGGTGGTGGGTATCCAGGAAGGGTGCATCAACCACGCGCTGCTGACGGCGCAGGCGATTGCCAATGACGGCCTGCCGCTGGTTGGCTGGGTGGCAAACCGCATCAACCCGGGCCTGGCGCACTACGCGGAGATTATCGACGTGCTGAGCAAAAAACTGCCCGGACCGCTGGTGGGTGAACTGCCTTATCTGCCGCGCGCCGAGCAGCGCGAGTTAGCGCAGT is a window of Enterobacter cloacae complex sp. ECNIH7 DNA encoding:
- the mlc gene encoding sugar metabolism global transcriptional regulator Mlc: MVADSQPGHIDQIKQTNAGAVYRLIDQLGPVSRIDLSRLAQLAPASITKIVREMLEAHLVQETEIQEPGSRGRPAVGLVVETEAWHYLSLRISRGEIFLALRDLSSKLVVEDRLELPLNAEEPLLDAIVSHIDHFFIRHQQRLERLTAIAITMPGIIDTENGIVHRMPFYDDVKEMPLGEVLKNHTGVPVYIQHDISAWTMAEALFGASRGARDVIQVVIDHNVGAGVITDGRLLHAGSSSLVEIGHTQVDPYGKRCYCGNHGCLETIASVESVLELAQVRLSQSMSSSLHGQPLTVDSLCAAARQGDLLAKDIITGVGNNVGRILAIMVNLFNPQKILIGSPLSQAAEILFPAISACIHQQSLPAYSKNIAVESTQFSNQGTMAGAALVKDAMYNGSLLIRLLQG
- a CDS encoding LysR family transcriptional regulator, which produces MNIELRHLRYFVAVAEELHFGRAAARLNISQPPLSQQIQILEQQVGARLLARTNRSVSLTAAGKQFLIDSRQILSMVDDAAARAERLYLGEAGELRIGFTSSAPFISAVSETLSSFRRHFPDVHIQTREINTREQIAPLNEGSLDLGLMRNTQLPDSLAWEVILREPLMAMIPHDHPLASRPAVSLAELAKEPFVFFDPQVGTGLYDDILGLMRRYDLAPVITQEVGEAMTIIGLVAAGLGVSILPASFKRVQLREMRWVTIAEEDAVSEMWLVWSKHREQSHAAQRFKQQLISASAGRHFHGKEGKNVR
- the bioD gene encoding dethiobiotin synthase, translating into MLKRFFVTGTDTSVGKTVVSRALLQALAASGKRVAGYKPVAKGSKETPEGLRNKDALVLQSVSSLELPYHAVNPIALSEEESSVAHSGLINYPLLSDGLANLSEKVDHVVVEGTGGWRSLMNDLRPLSEWVVQEQLPVVMVVGIQEGCINHALLTAQAIANDGLPLVGWVANRINPGLAHYAEIIDVLSKKLPGPLVGELPYLPRAEQRELAQYIDLSALGGVLAVDRVVA
- a CDS encoding MFS transporter gives rise to the protein MSRTTTIDIDPARDINDLPASPQPVQFIKRGTPQFMRVTLALFSAGLATFALLYCVQPILPVLSHEFGVSPASSSVSLSISTGMLAIGLLFTGPLSDAIGRKPVMVTALMLASVCTLLSTMMTSWHGILVMRALIGLSLSGVAAVGMTYLSEEIHPSFVAFSMGLYISGNSIGGMSGRLLSGVFTDFFNWRIALAVIGCFALASALMFWKILPESRHFRPTSLRPKTLFINFRLHWRDKGLPRLFLIGFLLMGAFVTLFNYIGYRLMLSPWHLNQAVVGLLSVAYLTGTWSSPKAGAMTARYGRGPVLLVFTGVMLLGLLLTLLSSLWFIFAGMLLFSAGFFAAHSVASSWIGPRARRAKGQASSLYLFSYYLGSSIAGTLGGVFWHYYGWNGVGGFIALMLCAALLVGRSLHQRLK